The following coding sequences lie in one Eubacterium ventriosum genomic window:
- a CDS encoding InlB B-repeat-containing protein, with protein MGRNYFLKIMFLLVLSILTIPFMTQEAKAFTITDDGEYAVVLKTGEGEIDGTYGKVIKFNFDENEKSIKVSDITKGIIPYNGETAFAGWTMTRNDTIDKIVTELKIDDFISQGEMNGVSYKNGCSLYARFSDKSLDETENYYLKIDGFGGKVNGQYSILLVINKDEFKTIDLSKYVAQREGCTFCGWDYHGKVVMSIDKSYFSKTSNVVISAVYKSNIFYGVDANGCLNDPNLPEDMRPFSYVLTLDANGGTIEGQKSQKYDYLGGADSGTEMKIFQYVPERRGYIFKGWNAKKDGSGESLKYMYWGSWRNSNDESSQFDKDGLSEDGNVFTNITLYATWEKDPNYSETREITSTSGINGSVTFLEWVDDINYSLQIKELDVPESLSKENVKYLVDIFFLNDKQEIVEVNGFKIKVKFKMPDNLKDYDTYKIVFTRNGKIIEQLDATVEDGYIIFETTHLSNYGIVATKKQVEITTSNNDNKGSNTNTTVNNNINTKLSVKKVTFKQVTRTKNNKKIKLKFKKIAGAKGYEIKYSTSKKFGKKVTKTVKTKNTTKMLSKLKKKTYYIKVRAYKVVAGKTYNSKWSSVKKVRTRK; from the coding sequence ATGGGAAGAAATTATTTTTTGAAAATTATGTTTTTGTTAGTGTTAAGTATATTAACAATACCATTTATGACACAGGAGGCGAAGGCTTTTACAATCACGGATGACGGAGAATACGCTGTGGTATTAAAAACGGGAGAAGGGGAAATTGACGGAACTTATGGAAAGGTTATAAAATTTAATTTTGATGAGAACGAAAAATCCATAAAAGTATCTGATATAACAAAAGGCATTATTCCATATAATGGGGAAACTGCTTTTGCAGGTTGGACAATGACAAGGAATGACACCATAGATAAAATAGTTACAGAACTTAAGATTGATGATTTTATTTCTCAGGGTGAAATGAATGGTGTATCATACAAGAATGGATGCAGTTTATATGCCAGATTCTCTGATAAGAGTTTAGATGAAACAGAAAACTACTATTTGAAAATAGATGGTTTTGGTGGAAAAGTTAATGGACAATATTCGATTTTACTTGTAATAAACAAAGATGAATTTAAAACAATCGATTTAAGCAAGTACGTTGCACAAAGAGAAGGATGCACATTTTGTGGTTGGGATTACCATGGGAAGGTTGTAATGTCAATAGATAAATCGTATTTTAGTAAAACTTCTAATGTGGTTATTTCTGCCGTGTATAAAAGTAATATTTTCTACGGAGTAGATGCGAATGGATGTTTAAATGATCCAAATCTTCCAGAGGATATGAGACCATTTTCATATGTACTTACATTAGATGCCAATGGCGGAACAATTGAAGGACAGAAATCACAGAAGTATGATTATCTTGGTGGAGCAGATAGTGGAACAGAAATGAAAATATTCCAATACGTTCCTGAAAGAAGAGGATACATTTTTAAAGGATGGAATGCTAAGAAAGATGGTTCAGGAGAATCCTTAAAATATATGTATTGGGGCTCATGGCGAAACAGTAACGATGAAAGTTCACAGTTTGACAAAGATGGTTTAAGTGAAGATGGAAATGTATTTACAAATATTACATTGTATGCAACTTGGGAGAAAGATCCGAACTATTCAGAAACTAGGGAAATTACGTCTACAAGCGGTATAAATGGAAGTGTGACATTTTTAGAGTGGGTTGATGATATTAATTATAGTTTGCAAATAAAAGAATTGGATGTACCGGAGAGTCTTTCAAAGGAAAATGTAAAATATCTGGTTGATATATTTTTCTTAAACGACAAGCAGGAAATAGTAGAAGTCAATGGCTTCAAAATTAAAGTTAAATTCAAAATGCCTGATAACCTGAAAGATTATGATACATATAAAATTGTATTTACAAGGAATGGGAAAATCATTGAACAGTTAGATGCAACTGTTGAAGATGGATATATAATTTTTGAAACAACACATTTAAGCAATTATGGTATTGTTGCAACTAAAAAGCAGGTCGAAATAACAACCAGCAATAATGATAATAAAGGTAGTAATACAAACACTACAGTTAACAACAATATCAATACTAAATTAAGTGTTAAGAAAGTTACATTCAAACAGGTTACACGTACAAAGAATAATAAGAAAATCAAACTTAAATTTAAGAAAATTGCCGGTGCAAAAGGATATGAGATAAAATATTCAACTTCAAAGAAGTTTGGCAAAAAGGTAACAAAAACGGTTAAGACTAAAAACACTACAAAAATGCTTAGCAAGCTAAAAAAGAAAACCTATTACATAAAGGTTAGAGCGTACAAAGTGGTTGCGGGAAAGACTTATAATAGTAAGTGGAGTAGTGTGAAGAAGGTTAGGACTAGAAAGTAA
- a CDS encoding helix-turn-helix domain-containing protein, translating into MDSNKTPSEIIAELCVEAGISKSELARRLEITPSQITRILNGDTKTISSDILIKLTKLFGVSADYLLGITDKKEIIKEKHTTRVPMLLMSSAFPLGRCIEFIESIDDVPQKEMAYAEYYYFSGRHEKAVEYAEMYLNCEDIMLKLSASLIYTFANLSLDRIHSARFGLERLKEYLKEAMLEETDKKTRACCVFVATAAHTLLHIPVGDLPPLAEYLSEFTKGMQLWGAYVLAHKAYLVKDYQRSLGIVQTCLMTCSKVYPIAMIYLNLVVAMDLMNLKETDKAKVYFMKVWEISRPDNLIEGIGEHHGLLQGLIETCMKKDYPEDYARIINITYKFSAGWRRIHNPDTNEDVADNLTTTEFTIAMLANRGWTNKEISEYLEITPRTVKQHLTCVFNKLNIENRKQLKNFMLR; encoded by the coding sequence ATGGACTCAAATAAAACACCGTCAGAAATTATTGCAGAATTATGTGTAGAAGCAGGTATTTCAAAAAGTGAATTGGCAAGAAGGCTGGAAATTACACCATCACAAATCACACGAATATTAAACGGAGATACCAAGACTATAAGTAGCGACATACTTATTAAGTTAACAAAGTTGTTTGGAGTTTCTGCAGATTATTTGCTGGGGATTACAGATAAAAAAGAAATAATAAAAGAAAAGCATACAACACGAGTACCAATGTTACTTATGAGTTCGGCATTTCCACTAGGAAGGTGCATAGAATTTATAGAAAGTATAGATGATGTTCCACAGAAAGAAATGGCATATGCTGAATACTATTATTTTAGTGGAAGGCACGAAAAAGCAGTTGAATATGCTGAAATGTATTTAAATTGCGAAGATATAATGCTTAAATTGTCAGCAAGCCTGATATATACATTTGCCAATCTTTCTCTTGATAGAATACATTCGGCAAGATTTGGACTTGAAAGGTTAAAGGAATATCTTAAAGAAGCAATGCTAGAAGAAACAGATAAGAAAACAAGAGCCTGTTGTGTATTTGTAGCAACAGCAGCACATACGTTGTTACATATTCCTGTTGGAGATTTACCACCTTTAGCTGAATATTTATCAGAATTTACTAAGGGAATGCAGTTGTGGGGAGCCTATGTTTTGGCACACAAAGCATATTTGGTTAAAGATTATCAGCGTTCTTTAGGAATAGTACAGACCTGTCTTATGACTTGTAGCAAGGTATATCCAATAGCTATGATTTATTTAAATCTTGTTGTTGCAATGGATTTAATGAACCTTAAAGAAACGGATAAAGCTAAGGTATACTTTATGAAAGTATGGGAGATTTCAAGGCCGGATAATCTAATAGAAGGTATAGGTGAACATCATGGGCTTTTGCAGGGATTAATAGAAACTTGCATGAAGAAAGATTATCCTGAAGATTATGCAAGGATAATTAATATTACATACAAGTTTAGTGCAGGATGGCGCCGAATACATAATCCTGATACTAATGAGGATGTGGCTGATAATCTGACAACAACTGAATTTACTATTGCAATGCTTGCTAACAGAGGTTGGACAAATAAAGAAATTTCAGAATATTTGGAAATCACTCCAAGAACAGTTAAGCAACATCTGACCTGTGTATTTAACAAATTAAATATAGAAAATCGCAAGCAGTTAAAGAATTTTATGCTTAGATAA
- a CDS encoding IS30 family transposase: protein MPKQLSLSERIIIERMISKDYSFASIGRNLERSASTISREVIKYRCFVDRIPLPGENDCTHKNSCLKNSICDDVGVHGCYGYRCKRCPEDRICTNICASYESSQCPLLDKPPYVCTNCSMLKQCKRNKAYYTAHRADAAHHKSIRNAHSGVRKTPSELRAIADIIEPLIAKGQSLNHICATHLDELGISERTLYNYIDQGVFKVRNIDLPKKVVYRQRRPKKVLTKLEYQYRQGRTYEDFKSFMEANPDLPVVEMDTVKGGRNKGKVFLTMIFRRTSFMLIFLMNDGTQDSVIQIFDSLTEILGVSLFKRLFPVILTDNGVEFKNPQALEHTRTGLSRTRVFFCDPQASWQKPQVENNHRLIRRILPKGVSFSPLTVADVTLICCHINSVLRENLDNKTPFDLMDSKDGKKLLSLLQLSPIPPDEVTLSPKLLKR, encoded by the coding sequence ATGCCAAAACAATTATCCTTATCTGAACGAATAATTATTGAACGTATGATTAGTAAAGACTACTCTTTTGCCTCTATTGGTAGAAATCTTGAACGTTCAGCTTCTACCATTTCTAGAGAAGTAATTAAATATCGATGCTTTGTTGATAGAATTCCTCTCCCTGGCGAGAATGATTGTACTCACAAAAACTCTTGCCTAAAGAATTCTATCTGCGATGATGTTGGAGTACATGGATGTTATGGATATCGTTGTAAGCGATGTCCTGAAGATCGTATATGCACAAATATTTGCGCTTCTTATGAATCTTCTCAATGTCCTCTTTTAGATAAACCTCCTTATGTCTGCACTAATTGTTCTATGCTTAAACAATGTAAACGTAACAAGGCTTACTATACAGCTCACAGAGCTGATGCTGCTCATCACAAAAGCATTCGCAATGCTCATTCCGGTGTCAGAAAAACTCCATCTGAATTAAGAGCAATTGCTGATATAATTGAACCTCTTATTGCTAAAGGTCAATCTCTAAATCACATTTGTGCTACGCACTTAGATGAATTGGGTATATCAGAGAGAACTCTCTATAATTACATTGACCAGGGTGTTTTTAAGGTTCGTAATATTGACCTTCCTAAAAAGGTTGTTTACAGGCAACGTAGGCCTAAAAAGGTTCTTACCAAGCTTGAATACCAATATAGACAAGGTCGCACCTATGAAGATTTCAAATCCTTCATGGAAGCAAACCCAGATCTACCTGTTGTAGAAATGGATACTGTAAAGGGTGGTCGTAATAAGGGAAAAGTATTTCTTACTATGATTTTTAGAAGGACAAGTTTTATGCTTATCTTTCTAATGAACGATGGAACTCAGGATAGTGTAATTCAGATTTTTGATTCCTTAACTGAGATTCTTGGAGTCTCTCTATTCAAGAGATTATTTCCTGTTATCTTGACCGATAACGGCGTTGAATTCAAAAATCCTCAAGCACTTGAACACACAAGAACAGGGCTTTCCAGAACTCGTGTATTCTTTTGTGATCCTCAAGCTTCGTGGCAAAAACCACAGGTCGAAAACAACCATCGTTTAATACGAAGAATACTTCCTAAAGGTGTTAGTTTTTCACCCCTCACTGTTGCTGACGTAACGTTAATCTGTTGTCATATAAACAGTGTTCTTCGTGAAAATTTAGATAACAAAACACCTTTTGATTTAATGGACTCCAAAGACGGAAAAAAGTTATTGTCTTTGCTACAACTTTCACCTATTCCACCCGATGAAGTTACTTTGAGTCCAAAGCTACTTAAGCGTTAA
- a CDS encoding VOC family protein, translating into MKLRNVLIVVSDIEESINFYRDLFGLQVVLNNDGNVIMTEGLVLQDKNIWKDFLEKDVVPQNNMTELYFEEKNIEDFVEKLNNSRYEIQYVNELMEHSWGQKMVRFYDLDGNLIEVGTPIN; encoded by the coding sequence ATGAAACTTAGAAATGTACTTATTGTGGTTTCTGATATAGAAGAATCTATTAATTTTTATAGAGATTTGTTTGGACTTCAAGTTGTACTTAACAATGATGGAAACGTAATAATGACAGAAGGTTTGGTACTTCAGGACAAGAATATTTGGAAAGATTTTCTTGAGAAAGATGTTGTTCCACAAAATAATATGACTGAGTTGTATTTTGAAGAAAAGAACATTGAGGATTTTGTTGAAAAGCTTAATAATAGCAGATATGAAATTCAGTATGTGAATGAATTGATGGAACATAGTTGGGGACAGAAAATGGTTAGGTTTTACGATTTAGATGGAAACCTGATTGAAGTTGGCACTCCAATTAATTAG